From one uncultured Methanoregula sp. genomic stretch:
- a CDS encoding DNA alkylation repair protein produces the protein MDPVITRIRQELQAQADPEIQKTSRRFFRENITCYGMKTAAVIAIAKKYWKEIKTRGKMEIFALCEELYRSGYMEEAFIVSEWAHALSHRYEPGDFEIFQRWIDTYITNWAACDGFCNHTMGDFIDQYPEYIDELIRWTQSGNRWMRRAAAVSLIVPAKRGRFLNESMEIASLLLTDTDDLVQKGYGWLLKEASRKHTDEVFSYVMKNKKKMPRTALRYSIELMPGDLRAEAMKKDW, from the coding sequence ATGGACCCGGTCATTACACGCATCCGTCAGGAACTCCAGGCTCAGGCAGATCCGGAGATCCAGAAAACATCCCGGCGGTTTTTCAGGGAAAATATCACGTGCTATGGCATGAAAACCGCCGCTGTGATCGCCATTGCAAAAAAGTACTGGAAAGAGATCAAAACACGGGGCAAGATGGAGATCTTCGCGCTCTGCGAGGAGTTGTACCGGTCTGGTTACATGGAAGAGGCTTTCATTGTTTCTGAATGGGCTCATGCTCTCTCTCATCGGTACGAACCGGGAGATTTTGAGATATTTCAACGCTGGATCGATACCTACATCACCAACTGGGCAGCCTGCGACGGATTCTGCAACCATACGATGGGGGATTTCATCGACCAGTACCCGGAATATATCGATGAACTGATACGCTGGACGCAATCCGGAAACCGCTGGATGCGGCGAGCAGCAGCGGTTTCACTCATCGTCCCGGCAAAGCGCGGAAGGTTCCTAAACGAATCCATGGAAATTGCCAGCCTGCTCCTGACCGATACTGATGACCTTGTGCAGAAAGGCTACGGCTGGCTGCTGAAGGAAGCGAGCCGGAAACATACAGACGAAGTCTTTTCCTACGTGATGAAAAACAAAAAAAAGATGCCCCGGACTGCGCTGCGGTACTCCATTGAGCTGATGCCAGGGGATCTCAGGGCAGAGGCGATGAAAAAGGACTGGTAG
- a CDS encoding DUF1673 family protein: MTLTRISEIVRRRLGWCPNKQALKAQRIAPSPLPAGSPAIPAGPGTAPSTPGSQLYQHTQLGTIQIWATLASVGIIILSILFIGGIWITYLVAAILLIALVLFGSLTVMVRKDDVHIRFGPFGIVRKTVPLGYITSVSTVKNPWYYGWGIRWTPDGPLYNVSGVGGVMLVLADGKKIRIGSDEPEALNAAITRAIH, translated from the coding sequence ATGACATTGACCCGCATTTCAGAGATCGTCCGGAGGCGCCTTGGCTGGTGTCCCAATAAACAGGCATTAAAAGCACAACGTATCGCACCCTCACCCCTGCCGGCAGGTTCACCTGCCATCCCGGCCGGACCCGGGACCGCGCCATCCACACCGGGTTCCCAGCTTTACCAGCACACCCAGCTCGGCACCATCCAGATCTGGGCAACCCTGGCATCTGTGGGGATTATCATTCTCTCCATCCTGTTCATCGGAGGGATATGGATAACTTACCTTGTGGCAGCGATCCTCCTGATCGCGCTCGTGCTGTTCGGTTCACTGACCGTGATGGTCAGGAAAGACGATGTCCATATTCGCTTCGGCCCGTTTGGCATTGTCAGAAAGACCGTGCCACTCGGGTATATCACTTCAGTCAGTACTGTGAAGAATCCCTGGTATTACGGGTGGGGCATCCGCTGGACTCCTGATGGCCCTCTCTACAATGTCTCAGGGGTCGGGGGTGTCATGCTTGTTCTTGCTGACGGGAAAAAGATACGGATTGGATCCGATGAGCCCGAAGCACTCAACGCCGCCATCACCCGTGCAATACATTGA
- the pdxT gene encoding pyridoxal 5'-phosphate synthase glutaminase subunit PdxT, with the protein MDARIGVLALQGNVSEHIDAFLLALERMGHGPASEVFEVRSPADLCECHALAIPGGESTTISRLIDKNGLYEPIRQFKGGIFATCAGMVLLATVVADSRVHPLGLMDMTVDRNAFGRQRESFEADLTIEGLDGGPFHAVFIRAPVVTHTGKSVRVLARADQGIVAAEHGKHVAFSFHPELGDDTRLHERFLRKLGITGQNL; encoded by the coding sequence GTGGACGCTAGGATTGGCGTCCTCGCGCTTCAGGGAAATGTCAGCGAGCATATCGATGCATTCCTGCTGGCGCTCGAACGGATGGGGCATGGTCCCGCGTCCGAAGTTTTTGAGGTGAGGAGCCCGGCGGATCTTTGCGAATGCCATGCCCTTGCTATACCCGGGGGAGAATCGACCACAATCTCCCGGCTCATCGATAAGAACGGGTTGTACGAGCCGATCCGGCAGTTCAAAGGAGGGATTTTTGCCACCTGTGCCGGCATGGTGCTGTTGGCAACCGTGGTAGCCGATTCACGGGTTCACCCGCTCGGCCTCATGGACATGACCGTTGACCGGAATGCGTTTGGCCGGCAGCGGGAATCGTTCGAAGCCGATCTTACCATCGAAGGTCTGGATGGTGGTCCGTTCCATGCTGTTTTCATCAGAGCTCCGGTTGTCACGCACACCGGAAAGAGTGTCCGGGTACTTGCACGTGCTGATCAGGGAATTGTTGCCGCAGAGCACGGAAAGCATGTTGCGTTCTCCTTCCACCCGGAACTGGGTGACGATACGAGGCTTCACGAACGGTTCTTACGTAAACTCGGGATCACCGGGCAGAACCTGTAA
- the pdxS gene encoding pyridoxal 5'-phosphate synthase lyase subunit PdxS, with protein MILEELRFGTELLKRGFASMQKGGVIMDVVNAEQAKIAEEAGAVAVMSLERVPSDIRKAGGVARMADPQKVVEIIDTVSIPVMGKVRIGHFVEAQVLEVLGVDMIDESEVLTPADEQYHIDKTQFKVPFVCGARDLGEALRRINEGAAMIRTKGEAGTGNVVEAVRHMRTIMGEIRLLRGLDKQEMIDYAREIEAPAELVIECAERGRLPVVNFSAGGIATPSDAALMMQLGADGVFVGSGIFKSSDPDRMARAIVEAVNHFDDAKVIAKVSTGLGDAMPGLDIHKLRDDEVLQTRGR; from the coding sequence ATGATACTGGAAGAACTGAGATTTGGCACTGAGCTTCTCAAGCGCGGCTTTGCATCCATGCAGAAGGGGGGCGTTATCATGGATGTCGTGAATGCCGAACAGGCAAAGATCGCCGAGGAAGCCGGGGCCGTCGCAGTCATGTCACTTGAGCGGGTTCCGTCTGATATCCGCAAAGCCGGCGGGGTTGCCCGCATGGCAGATCCCCAGAAGGTTGTTGAGATCATCGATACAGTCTCGATCCCGGTTATGGGAAAGGTGCGGATCGGCCATTTCGTGGAAGCGCAGGTGCTTGAAGTCCTTGGCGTGGACATGATCGATGAGAGTGAGGTACTGACTCCCGCAGATGAACAATACCATATAGATAAGACCCAGTTCAAGGTCCCCTTTGTCTGCGGTGCCCGCGATCTTGGCGAAGCTCTCCGCAGGATAAACGAAGGTGCGGCAATGATCCGGACCAAGGGTGAGGCAGGAACTGGAAACGTGGTCGAAGCGGTCAGGCACATGCGCACGATCATGGGAGAGATCCGGCTGCTCCGGGGTCTCGACAAGCAGGAGATGATCGATTACGCCCGTGAAATCGAAGCCCCGGCGGAACTGGTCATCGAATGCGCCGAACGCGGCCGGCTGCCGGTCGTGAACTTCTCAGCTGGCGGGATTGCCACCCCATCCGATGCCGCTCTTATGATGCAGCTGGGTGCCGATGGTGTCTTCGTGGGATCCGGTATTTTCAAATCATCAGATCCCGACCGGATGGCCCGGGCGATTGTCGAGGCCGTCAATCACTTCGATGATGCAAAGGTTATCGCAAAGGTGAGCACGGGTCTTGGCGATGCGATGCCAGGTCTGGACATCCACAAGCTTCGCGACGACGAGGTGCTTCAGACCCGTGGACGCTAG